Within Azoarcus sp. DD4, the genomic segment GCTGCGGCTCGGCTGGTCGTGGCAGGTGCCTATGTCGGCGATGGGCGCTGGGTCCGCACTGGCGATCCTGCCCTTGGGGAGCGGCGCGGGCCTCCTCGGTGTCATGGTGGTGCGTGACCGGCAGCCCCTGCAGTCGGCGGAGCTCGCCCTGTTGCACGAGGCGGCGCGTAGCCTGGCCTACGGTGTCGCGACGCTGCGCTCGACCCTGGCGAGGACGCGTGCCGAGGCAGAGTTGCACCGCGTCGAACGTGCCAGGCGCACCCTGAGCGCAACCAATCGCGCCTTGGTGCGGACCACCGACGAACTCGCGCTGCTCGGCGAAATCTGCCGGGTGATCGTGGAGGAGGGTGGTTATCGCTACGCCTGGGTGGGCTATGCCCGCCGCGACGAGAGCCGCGGCGTCGACGTGATGGCGCACGTGGGCGTCGAACGTGCCCATCTCGAAGGGCTGCGCCTGACCTGGGCGGACAGCGAGCGCGGCCGCAGCGCCACCGGGATGGCGATACGCACCGGACAGCCGAGCATAGGCCGCAACATCCTCACCGATCCGGATCTCGCGCCTTGGCGCGACGAGGCCCTGCGCCGCGGTTATGCGGCGGTGTCCGCCTTTCCGCTGACGGTGGCGGGCGAGGTCATCGGCAACCTGAGCATCGCCGCGGTCGAGCCCGATGCCTTCGATGCGGCCGAAGCCGACCTGCTCGGCGAACTCGCCGGCGACCTGGCCTTCGGCATCGAAACCCTGCGCATGCGCCAGCGCAGCCGGGAGGCGGAGGCCACGATCAAGCGCATGGCCGAGCAGGACGCGCTGACCGGCCTGCCCAACCGCTGGCGGCTGCGCATGCGGCTGGAAGAGGAAATCCGCGCGGCCAGGGCCGGACATCGCCCCTTCGCGCTGCTTATGCTCGGCATCGACCATTTCCAGGAGATCAACGAGACGCTCGGCTACCAGCAGGGCGACGCGATGCTGTGCGAGGTCGCGGCGCGGGTAGCGCGCGCCGTGACCGACGGCGCCAACGTGGCGCGCATGGGCGAGGCCGAGTTTGCCGTTCTGTTAACCAATTGCGATGCCGGGGGAGCGTCGGTGGCGGCACAGCGCATCCTCGCCGAGATGTTCGATCCCGTGGCGATCGGGGACGTCATGCTGGATGCCGGCAGCAGCATCGGCATCGCGGTGTTCCCCGGTCACGGTACCGAACCGGATGCACTGGTGCGGCGCGCCAACGTGGCGATGCACCAGGCACGCCAGAGCGGCCACGGTTATGCGCTCTACACCGGTGGGCGGGACCGCGAGTGCGCCCGCCGGCTGGCGCTGATCGGCGACCTGCACCGCGCGATCGAAGGCAGCGAGCTGCAGCTCTATTGCCAGCCCAAGGCACGCTTTTCGAACCGGGAGATCTGCGGCGTCGAGGCCCTGGTGCGATGGCAGCATCCCCAACTGGGCATGATCTCGCCCAACGAATTCATCGGCCTGGCCGAGCACAGCGGCCTGATCAGTCCGCTGACCGATTGGGTGATGCAGGCCGCCTTCCGCCAGGCCTATGTGTGGCGTGAGGCCGGGCTGCGTTTGCCGATGGCGGTCAATCTCTCCGCCCGCGACCTGCGCGATCCGCGACTGGTCGAGCGGGTGCGCAACCTGCTCACCACCTGGGGAGGGGAGCCGGAGGGGGTGCAGTTCGAACTCACCGAAAGCGCGCTGATGCAGGATCCGCAAGGCAGCCTGGACAGCATGAAACGCCTGAAGGATCTGGGGGTGGAGCTCTTCATCGACGATTTCGGCACCGGCTATTCCTCGCTCGCCTATCTGCAGAAGCTGCCGGTCGATGCGATCAAGATCGACCAGTCCTTCGTGCACGACATGCTGTCCAACAGCGATTCCGCGGTGATCGTGCGGTCGACGATAGATCTGGCCCACGACCTCGATCTCGAAGTCGTCGCCGAGGGCGTGGAGGATCACGCCGGTTGGGAACACCTGGCGGCGCAGGGTTGCGACGTCTGCCAGGGCTATGTGCTGAGCCATCCGATTCCGGCCGAGGCCTATGCCGGGTGGGTGAGTGGAGGTGCCTCGGGCAGGGTGCTGATGTAAGCGGGCTTTAAGAGAAATTTAGGCTTTCAGACAGTGCAATTTAGGAATCCCCTGTGCCCGGCAGGCGCATGCTGCGCCCCGTCCGCCAAGTCGTGACGCGAGCTTGCGGACTCCCATCCCGAGACCAGGAGAATTTCGATGAACAAGTTATCGACCGGCATTGCCGTGGCTGCGGTGCTATTCGTTTCGCAGGCGGCCTGTGCGGCCGGGAATCAGGCCACGCGCGCCGAACAGCAGCGCGGCCGCTATATCGTGCAGATCGCCGGCTGCAACGATTGCCATACCCCCAACTATGCGATGAGTGGCGGCAAGGTCGCCGAGGCCGAATGGCTGACCGGCGACAGGCTGGGGTGGAACGGTCCGTGGGGGACGAGCTATCCGTCCAATCTGCGGAACTACTTCTCGCGCGTTTCCGAGGCGGATTGGCTGAAGACCGCCCGCCAGGCCAATTACCGTCCGCCGATGCCGTCCAGCGTGTTGCACGACATGAGCACGGCCGACCTGCGCGCCGTCTGGCGTTTCGTGCGAGCGCTCGGTCCCGCCGGGGAGGAGGCCCCGGCCTACTTGCCGCCGACGCAGCAGCCGGAAGGGCCGGTGGTGCGCTTTCCGATGCCGCCGGGCTGACGGCGGTCGCCCGGACCAAGCGATACGCATTTTTTCGCGGTGACACTACTGGCAGCGGGGGATATACGGCTATGATTCCGGCACCATGCCGGACATGCCCTTGCCCCTGCTCGATGCTGCTTCTTCCGTTTTCATCGCTGGTCCGGTGAGCATGAACGTCGCGGCATCCCGCCCGGGCGGGTTTCCGGCCTTGTCGCGTGCGGTCGGTTGCCGGGTGTCCTCGGACAGGCGGCACGTAACCGTGCTGGTAGGGGCGGCGATGGCGGCGGAGGTGATCGAAGGCGTGCGGCGCAATGCCGCCTTCGCGGCGGTTTTCAGCGATCCGCCGAGCCATCGCACGCTGCAGCTCAAGGGCAAGGACGCCATCGTGCTGCCGGCCGAAGCGGGCGACGCCGCGCTGGCGGACGCTTACCGCGCCGGTTTCGCCGCGGTGCTGGAGCCGATGGGCTTTCCACCGGCGATCATCCACGCCTTCCTCGCCGTCCCGGCCGACGATCTCGTCACCGTGCGCTTCACGCCGTCGTCGGTGTTCCAGCAGACACCCGGGCCGCATGCCGGCGAGCCGCTGGGGGGCAGCGCGTGAAGATCACGCTGGACGCCATCCGGGAATGCCTCGAAGGCGTCATCCCGGGCAACATCGCCACCTGCGCGGCAGACGGCACACCCAACGTCGCCTATCTTTCGCAGATCCAGTATGTGGATAGCGAGCATCTGGCGCTGTCCTACCAGTTCTTCAACAACACCCGGCGCAACATCCTTGCCTCGCCCTATGCCCGGATCGCCGCGATCGATCCGCACACCGGCGCGCACTTCCGGATGAGCCTGCACTACCTGCGCACCGAGGAATCCGGCCCGCTGTTCGAAAACATGAAGGCGCGGCTGGAAAGCATCGCCTCGCACACCGGCATGAGCGGGGTCTTCCGACTGCTCGGGGCGGATATCTACCGGGTACTGGATATCGAACAGGTACCGGGTGAGACGCTGCCTTCGCCGCCGCGCCGCAACCTGCTGGCGGCCCTGCGCGCCTGTGCCGAGCAGTTGAGCGCCGCCACCGACCTCGATGCCTTGCTCGGCAAGCTGCTGGATGGGCTGGAGCGCCAGTTCGGCGTCGAACATGCGATGGTGCTGATGCTCGACGAAGCGGGCGGGCGGCTCTACACCGTCGCCAGCCGGGGCTATCCCAGCTCGGGTGTGGGCTCCGAGATCGCCCTCGGCGACGGCGTGATCGGCGTTGCGGCGCGTGAAAGGACGCCCATCCGCATCGGTCACTTCACGGCGCAGTACAGCTACGGCCGGGCAATTCGCGACAGCCTGGCGCGTCAGGGTGGCGCCGGTATCGAGACCGAGATTCCCTTGCCGGGCTTGCCCGATTCCTGCAGCCAGCTGGCCGTGCCCATCATGGCCTGTCAGCGCCTGCTCGGCGTGCTGTACGTTGAGAGCGTGCAGG encodes:
- a CDS encoding cytochrome C, which encodes MNKLSTGIAVAAVLFVSQAACAAGNQATRAEQQRGRYIVQIAGCNDCHTPNYAMSGGKVAEAEWLTGDRLGWNGPWGTSYPSNLRNYFSRVSEADWLKTARQANYRPPMPSSVLHDMSTADLRAVWRFVRALGPAGEEAPAYLPPTQQPEGPVVRFPMPPG
- a CDS encoding EAL domain-containing protein — translated: MSESRKGGHAADGGDAWQCGGALAVLRAINSMIIDAGDEDLLLADACRSVVEIGGYDCAWIGYPDGDDGALRIAAACGAEAGEFGRLALSPVGGEDGGGLLERLRLGWSWQVPMSAMGAGSALAILPLGSGAGLLGVMVVRDRQPLQSAELALLHEAARSLAYGVATLRSTLARTRAEAELHRVERARRTLSATNRALVRTTDELALLGEICRVIVEEGGYRYAWVGYARRDESRGVDVMAHVGVERAHLEGLRLTWADSERGRSATGMAIRTGQPSIGRNILTDPDLAPWRDEALRRGYAAVSAFPLTVAGEVIGNLSIAAVEPDAFDAAEADLLGELAGDLAFGIETLRMRQRSREAEATIKRMAEQDALTGLPNRWRLRMRLEEEIRAARAGHRPFALLMLGIDHFQEINETLGYQQGDAMLCEVAARVARAVTDGANVARMGEAEFAVLLTNCDAGGASVAAQRILAEMFDPVAIGDVMLDAGSSIGIAVFPGHGTEPDALVRRANVAMHQARQSGHGYALYTGGRDRECARRLALIGDLHRAIEGSELQLYCQPKARFSNREICGVEALVRWQHPQLGMISPNEFIGLAEHSGLISPLTDWVMQAAFRQAYVWREAGLRLPMAVNLSARDLRDPRLVERVRNLLTTWGGEPEGVQFELTESALMQDPQGSLDSMKRLKDLGVELFIDDFGTGYSSLAYLQKLPVDAIKIDQSFVHDMLSNSDSAVIVRSTIDLAHDLDLEVVAEGVEDHAGWEHLAAQGCDVCQGYVLSHPIPAEAYAGWVSGGASGRVLM
- a CDS encoding GAF domain-containing protein; its protein translation is MKITLDAIRECLEGVIPGNIATCAADGTPNVAYLSQIQYVDSEHLALSYQFFNNTRRNILASPYARIAAIDPHTGAHFRMSLHYLRTEESGPLFENMKARLESIASHTGMSGVFRLLGADIYRVLDIEQVPGETLPSPPRRNLLAALRACAEQLSAATDLDALLGKLLDGLERQFGVEHAMVLMLDEAGGRLYTVASRGYPSSGVGSEIALGDGVIGVAARERTPIRIGHFTAQYSYGRAIRDSLARQGGAGIETEIPLPGLPDSCSQLAVPIMACQRLLGVLYVESVQDLRFGYDDEDALVTLAGQVGACIRLLQQAHEQPLLEQPDETGAAAVAEDPPPRHGGQAVSLRHYGENDSVFLDGDYLIKGVAGSIFWALVSDYVDKGRTEFSNRELRLDRRIHLPDISDNLEARLILLARRLAERKAPLRLEKTGRGRFRLCVDRPLVLVDAAP